Genomic segment of Candidatus Eremiobacterota bacterium:
AAAAGTTACTCCAGAAAGTTGAGGAAGAGAAGTCGCTCATCATTGATAAGGCTAAGCTTGAGTCCCAGAATATACTTGATTCCACACGCGCTGCGGCATCAAAAGATCTGGAAGAGATCTTCGGCCGCCTCTCCACAATCTCGGAGAACATATTCCAGAATGCTTTGAGGAGGGCATCGGCTGAGATCGAGCGGATGAGGGATATTGTCGCCGAGGAATCAAGGAAAGGCTTCGAGGCCGCTTCCAAGGAAGTCCGGGCCAATACAGAAAATACGATTGCCCTCTTTGTGGGCGAGATTAACAAGGTGAAACAGGATTCCTCCATGGAGGTGCTGGGTGAAGAGACAACGGCGATACTGCAGAGGGTCATCGATGAGAACGAGAAAAAAACAGCAGAATCAGACTCCCCGCTCGATATAAGGATCAGGAGCCTCAGGATAGAGCCTCTTGAGCATGCAGAGGAAATGGTGGAAAAAACCAGGGAGCATATTGCCTCACGGCATGAGAAAGAGGTAAAGCTTTCAAGCTTCAGAGAGCCTGAAACAAGCAGCAAGGCTCCCGTGGAAAAGCCTGGTGAAGAGGTGACTCCTGAGATTGAAGCGCCGCAGGAATATCTGGAGCAGGAAAAGCCCGCGGCACAGGAGATTACCAGGGAAGAGCCTCAGGAGCCCGCCCGGGAGGAACAGCCTCCTCCAGCTCCAGAGGAACAAATTGAGGAGAAACCTGAAGAAGTCCCCAGGGAGGCAGCAGCATCCACGGTGAAAACCGGAAAAGCCAGGGGCAGGGGCAAAGTCCGGGAGGCCGGGCCTGAGGAAAAAGCTCCTGAGCCCGAGGAAAAGCCTCAGGAACCTGAAGAAAAGGCCAAGGAGCCTGAAGAGAAGCCGCCTGAGCAAGGCCCGGAGAAATCGGAGGAGAAGGTTCCCCCTGAAGAGCCCCAGGAGACTCCGAGAAGCTTTGGCACCTTCCTCACCCAATTTTTTGACAGAGGAGTCGATGACTTTGAATAGGTTTCGCAGCTTCATTCTCGCTGGTATCGCCATCCTGCTCATTGCCGGCCGGGCGTACCCTGCCGAAAAAATCTGGCTTCTTGTCCCCGGCACTTCCTTTGGGAGCTTCCGGATAGGGCAGTCCTACGACGAGGTTCAGGCCGTGCTCGGCGTGCCTGACCGGCAGAAGGAGGTCCAGAACGGTGTCCTGGTAAAATTTGAGCAGCGCGGGATCATTGTGCAGTATAACTCATTCACCAGGGCTGTTCAGTTCATCGGGGCCGATAAGCCGTCTTTTGAGGGGAAGCTCTATCAGACTGAGGACGGCTTCAAGGTGGGCACACCGCGGGACCAGGTGGAGAAAGCCATGGGAGCGCCTGCGAAAACAGTGCCTGCCAGAACAAAGGATTTCTATCCCAGGTCCGTCGAGCTGGCCCTTTACGTGGAGAAGGGAATAACCTTTCATTATGACCAGCAGAACAAGGTAGCCGCCATCCTTGTATTTGACAGGGGGCTTTTCGGCTACTCCCCGTTACCTCTCAGCGGGAACACCGGGATGATTCCCCCGCCGGCCGAAATATTTATCACATCCTTGGCGGAAACCCTCCCCAGCACTCCCACGTATTTTCCCCCGATGCAGTAGGGGCTCAGGTTGAAGAACTTGCTTTCAATGACTATCTTGTTCTTCTTGATGACAGGGACTTTGATCTCGGGTATGGCCATGTACTCCTGAACAATCCATGAAGGGTCGCCCTGGTACTCCTCGACAGTCTCCTTCCACTTGAGCTCCGGGGTGCTCTTGCCCACCATCACGTTATACCCGCCTGCCCCGCTGGAAGGCTTGATGACAAGCTTCTCCCTGTTGGCGAGCATATAGGACCTCAGGATGACCTCGTCGCCTTCGACGGAGAGGGTCACGGTCTCATCGAGTCTCCTCGTCCAGGGGATATATTTTTTTATGAACTTCACCTCATTATCGCTGAAGTAATGAGAATTCAGGGGGTTTGACAGAAATGAATGGATGGTCTTGTGGGAGCCTATGAGAGCCCTGAAGGAGTTGATGACGCAGGCGGCCCCGCCGGTGACGCCCTTGATGAAGTCGCGGAGATCCCTGGGGTAGCGCATGTAAAACTCGGCCCGCAGGGCCCTCATAATTATGGGGTATTTTATACTCCCGGCAAAGAGCCTTCCCTCCTTCAATTCGAAGTCCCTCGCATCGGTAATAGTAGCCTCAATACCGTGCTCGGTGAAAAAGTCTCTCACGATCTCTGATTCGGGATAATTTCCCGCCAGACCCCTGAAATTCACCAGGGCAACACGGGGAGGCTCTGAAAAGTTCATGGCATGGTAGCACTCAAGAATTGCGTCCATCAGGCCCTTGACTATTGCTCTCTCCTTGTTGACTTCATATTCCTTTATCAGCTTCATATAAAGCGGGTGCTCCCGGAAGAGCTCCTCGTAGAGGTCGGTCCAGCCTATCCCGCCGGGATTGTCGGTATTGAACTCGATGAATTTCAGCTTTTTCCCGTCGTAGAGGATATCGTGGCGGTTGATGACAGTGGGCTTCGGGTAAAGAGGATCGGCGTCAATCCATTCCTTGGGGATATTCCAGTAAGGGAAATAGTCATGGACATAGGGATCTTTGAAATAAAGCTTCACCACCTTGTCAATGAGCCTGTCGGCCTGCTCGGTGGTATCCCTGAGAAGCCCATGGGATTTCTCTTTCAGGAAGAGGGGCATGAGAGTGAGATTGAAGGGCTCCTCGCCATGGATACACCTTTTCTTTATCACTCTCTCCTGGAAATCCCGCCTTGCCTCCAGGGCCTCGACAGGGTTCTTCACCATCCAGTGCATTAATTTCCTGTATTCCTTGTCAAGCTGTTCAAGAATACTCATGGTGTCTATCCTTTCTTTATGGCATGGGTCACCAGTGTGAAAAGATCGCTTACCACCCTTGCGCAGAGGCTGCCGAACCGGTAGAGGGGGTTCCTCTCGACAGCCCGTCTCCCTTCCGGCTCTATGACCCTTTTCACGTTGGTGCCGTCAATATTCATCAGAAAGACATCATCCTTGATCTCGGCGTTTGCCTTCCGGGAGTTGAAGACTACCCTGCTCCCGTCGGGCGAGAGGGCGAACTCAAAGGGCGACAGCCCTGACGATCTCCAGTTGAGAAGCGATTTTGCCACGGGCCCTTCGTTATTGAGCAGCATAAGGTAGATTGAGTCGTTCATCACAAGAAAAAGCCTGTTCTGTGAGTTCCAGAAGACCGTGAAGCTCTTGCGGATCTCAGAGTTGCTGAGCTTATCAAGCCTTTCCTCCTTGCCCAGGGAATAAAAGCAGAGCTGATAGGAAAACTCGTCAACATCGGTAGGCTCAACGACCCGCAAGGCAATGAGATCCTGGCGCGGAGCCCACCCGATGCTCATATCCCTGCCATAAGACTCTATGCCTGTCTTTTTCAACACACCCTTTCTGGTATTGTAAAGCCACAGGACGGTGCTACCCACCGGAGGCTCGCCGCAGGAGTAATAGATCCCAAGCGCAAAGTAGTCGCCGCTCGCCGAGACCCTCGCATTGACCAGATCCAGGGATTCGCTGGCCTTCGTCCTGAAGATCTTTATTTCGTGGTAGGCCATATCATCCTCATGGATGGAGCCGATTACCTTGCAGCCTCTCTCGCTGTTATCCTGAAAGGTGAAGAACGATCCCCTGTCATAAAAGAGTTTCTTGAGGCAGGGAAGCTCAAGGTTATATTTCATGGCGCCCCTGGTGTCTGCCGCAGGGAACCGGTA
This window contains:
- a CDS encoding glutathionylspermidine synthase family protein, with translation MSILEQLDKEYRKLMHWMVKNPVEALEARRDFQERVIKKRCIHGEEPFNLTLMPLFLKEKSHGLLRDTTEQADRLIDKVVKLYFKDPYVHDYFPYWNIPKEWIDADPLYPKPTVINRHDILYDGKKLKFIEFNTDNPGGIGWTDLYEELFREHPLYMKLIKEYEVNKERAIVKGLMDAILECYHAMNFSEPPRVALVNFRGLAGNYPESEIVRDFFTEHGIEATITDARDFELKEGRLFAGSIKYPIIMRALRAEFYMRYPRDLRDFIKGVTGGAACVINSFRALIGSHKTIHSFLSNPLNSHYFSDNEVKFIKKYIPWTRRLDETVTLSVEGDEVILRSYMLANREKLVIKPSSGAGGYNVMVGKSTPELKWKETVEEYQGDPSWIVQEYMAIPEIKVPVIKKNKIVIESKFFNLSPYCIGGKYVGVLGRVSAKDVINISAGGGIIPVFPLRGNGE